In the genome of Mucisphaera calidilacus, one region contains:
- a CDS encoding PEP-CTERM sorting domain-containing protein, with product MKTTHSLFTTGLLLAGIAGPAQGQLTAGSLTIDYASGDVEFTLNGGFTITDVHEFGISLANPPAPFGGSSVMNMDAWSSYRDSNDEAFQPNLYDTEIPGRWQIDPLSVEGLTDVTGPLTISIPGLYDGVAWKTTYGSSGSAGSAIFQRNGQPPVQIEAEVINDVPGPEVIINSATGDLTFYFPDEDFVIREWRVGNFYGFSDEVSWNIDNADISGLPENWTISSYDNQTLYMNTIDGEEVGFDGPMSITIKDVFVGQGYLDGIVSNGTIEPDELDRAFTNSWKSEALGIKHGYSRLTGVRVEVPEPAAFTLVGLGAVALMRRSA from the coding sequence ATGAAAACGACTCACTCCTTGTTCACGACCGGACTTCTGCTCGCAGGAATCGCAGGCCCTGCACAAGGCCAGCTGACCGCTGGAAGCCTGACCATCGACTACGCTTCCGGCGACGTCGAATTCACCCTCAACGGCGGCTTCACCATTACGGACGTGCACGAGTTCGGCATCAGTCTTGCGAACCCACCGGCTCCTTTTGGCGGTTCGTCAGTGATGAACATGGACGCGTGGAGCAGCTACCGCGACAGCAATGATGAGGCTTTCCAGCCCAACCTATATGACACCGAGATTCCGGGCAGGTGGCAGATTGATCCGCTGTCTGTTGAGGGTCTTACGGACGTGACCGGCCCGCTGACGATTTCCATCCCGGGCCTGTACGACGGTGTTGCATGGAAGACGACGTACGGCAGCTCGGGCAGCGCCGGGAGCGCCATCTTCCAGCGTAACGGCCAGCCCCCGGTCCAGATCGAGGCCGAGGTCATCAACGACGTGCCCGGCCCCGAGGTGATTATCAACAGCGCCACGGGCGACCTCACCTTTTACTTCCCCGACGAGGACTTCGTCATCCGTGAGTGGCGTGTCGGGAACTTCTACGGCTTCAGCGATGAGGTGTCCTGGAATATCGACAACGCCGACATCAGCGGGCTCCCTGAGAACTGGACCATCTCGAGCTACGACAACCAGACGCTCTACATGAACACCATCGATGGTGAGGAAGTCGGATTCGACGGCCCCATGAGCATCACCATCAAGGACGTCTTCGTTGGCCAGGGTTACCTGGACGGTATCGTCAGCAACGGAACCATCGAGCCCGACGAACTCGATCGCGCCTTTACCAACAGCTGGAAGTCCGAGGCGCTGGGCATCAAGCATGGATATTCGCGTCTGACCGGCGTGCGAGTCGAGGTCCCCGAGCCCGCCGCCTTCACGCTTGTGGGTCTCGGTGCGGTTGCGCTGATGCGCCGCTCGGCATGA
- a CDS encoding prepilin-type N-terminal cleavage/methylation domain-containing protein yields MTDAVTIRVIHASHPRGSIHARGGFGFTLIELLVVISIIALLMGILLPALGAARDVARRAICMSNMRSAVSGVLTYGTANNEWLPGPHTSGDRYNSGYGLSDVDAQTNSSPTTPIQNMDWASPALGDGLGLPSNDMMRAIQLYDTDLHCPSNDSNYNAVFGGSLPNGYAPENIRFASYSAVLEFHDYERGDPPANTSPNIQVRTGFGFQYPQGYQPQLFRIGSESTKVFLVEGGRYVEGLFGPSPYLSLNLTRYQIQGGGFMAAGPYQRWPNVSHSLPTPSGMKMSKHAETYAWRHNKGMNRAFFDGHVEYDVWTDALDITSYVPSGSVMVNPRSMYWPTRERYEEGDVID; encoded by the coding sequence ATGACTGACGCAGTGACGATCAGAGTGATACATGCTTCGCACCCCCGCGGATCGATCCATGCGCGTGGAGGATTCGGCTTTACGCTGATCGAGCTGTTGGTGGTTATCTCGATTATCGCTCTACTCATGGGCATCCTGCTGCCGGCGTTGGGCGCAGCGCGTGATGTTGCACGCCGGGCGATCTGCATGAGCAACATGCGTTCGGCGGTGTCGGGTGTTCTGACTTACGGCACCGCCAATAATGAATGGTTGCCCGGGCCGCACACCAGTGGTGACCGTTACAACAGTGGTTATGGTCTGTCTGATGTGGACGCCCAAACCAACAGCAGCCCGACGACACCGATTCAGAATATGGATTGGGCTTCACCCGCGCTCGGCGACGGCCTCGGCTTGCCGAGCAACGACATGATGCGAGCAATCCAGCTCTACGACACAGATCTGCACTGCCCCTCCAACGACAGTAACTACAACGCGGTCTTCGGTGGAAGCCTGCCTAACGGATACGCCCCAGAGAACATACGCTTTGCGAGTTACAGTGCGGTTCTTGAGTTTCACGACTATGAACGAGGCGACCCGCCTGCGAATACTTCGCCCAACATCCAGGTCCGCACCGGCTTTGGATTCCAGTATCCCCAGGGCTATCAGCCGCAACTCTTTCGGATCGGTAGTGAATCGACGAAGGTCTTTCTGGTCGAGGGCGGTCGATATGTAGAGGGGCTGTTCGGGCCGAGCCCGTACCTGTCGCTGAATCTGACGCGATACCAGATCCAGGGAGGGGGGTTCATGGCGGCGGGTCCTTACCAGCGGTGGCCTAACGTCTCCCATAGCCTCCCGACGCCCTCGGGCATGAAGATGAGTAAGCACGCGGAGACCTATGCGTGGCGGCACAACAAGGGTATGAATCGAGCATTCTTTGACGGGCACGTCGAGTATGACGTGTGGACGGATGCCCTTGACATCACGAGCTATGTTCCTTCCGGATCCGTGATGGTCAACCCGCGTTCGATGTACTGGCCCACACGCGAGCGCTACGAAGAGGGCGATGTAATCGATTGA
- a CDS encoding plasmid pRiA4b ORF-3 family protein → MGTHHRGAGYRPGRPKPGVDYPVCLAGKLACPPEDCGGIYRYEHMLTVVADADHEEHDDLVEWLGDDFDPEAFDIDEVNDMLAEWREG, encoded by the coding sequence GTGGGAACACACCATCGAGGTGCAGGATATCGCCCCGGCAGACCCAAGCCTGGCGTCGACTATCCGGTCTGCCTGGCGGGGAAACTGGCCTGTCCGCCTGAAGATTGCGGCGGTATCTATAGGTATGAACACATGCTCACCGTGGTGGCTGATGCCGATCACGAAGAACACGATGATCTGGTTGAATGGTTAGGTGACGATTTCGATCCCGAAGCGTTCGACATCGACGAGGTCAACGACATGCTGGCCGAGTGGCGCGAGGGCTGA
- a CDS encoding esterase-like activity of phytase family protein, producing MSYSFGSCRLFGGIKQGGRGQPRREHTDAEPEFISRAGLRLEVTSYRVRIGSELIGLTPIELRVLKHLMQHPDRVHAKAELLDVCHGGYTDATPKALTMVISRLRRKLGHRSDLIETVHGIGYRFGVRRIRTGAAMLALCALLQSFFDAVVCRPRATLACASMVTLSTMTVVWTGTRSSMVWPGPTQANGIATLGVAVVRDLSYEEAGGDDHHSSRPISLPGDVGSSIAYTGSDHRYITVADPGTALVRGNTTYLKTYEIRLDPERPGEIDIAARSANRLRDRRNVVYRIPHWRRPEDFNASSFNGEPARVGRGGAIYVGDQYSPRIGRFDASGKLLDVIEIGDDLGLPRERHDLDHASTHLVQHRLVTSSDRAVDESSGHHGGVEAIAMTPSHRRLLVTSGMHDRATYGPAGNPCVRLVEMRHDGTDRCVYSYPLEHSDHRLVELLAVSENRFLAHERLDAEGSGRVFSRLYLFDLRTGTRAIPGRGGRVSVPESRPVEKEVFIDFADGGLLPIEHVRAHRIEGLTFGPRLKDGRYLLLGISDNEQSYDAPTVLYAFAIDPMSLPGLEAYYPPL from the coding sequence ATGTCCTATTCGTTCGGTTCTTGTCGTCTATTCGGGGGCATCAAGCAGGGTGGTCGCGGTCAGCCGCGACGAGAACACACGGATGCTGAGCCGGAGTTCATCAGTCGAGCGGGTCTTCGTTTGGAAGTAACGAGCTATCGCGTGCGGATTGGAAGCGAGTTGATCGGCCTGACGCCTATCGAGTTGCGCGTGCTCAAGCATCTGATGCAGCATCCTGATCGTGTCCATGCCAAGGCCGAGTTGCTCGATGTTTGTCATGGCGGTTACACCGACGCCACGCCCAAGGCGTTGACGATGGTCATCTCTAGGCTGCGGCGGAAGTTGGGTCATCGGTCCGACCTGATCGAGACGGTGCACGGCATCGGGTATCGATTTGGTGTTCGTCGTATTCGCACGGGCGCGGCAATGCTGGCCTTATGTGCGTTGCTGCAGTCATTCTTTGATGCTGTTGTTTGTCGTCCGCGGGCAACCCTCGCTTGTGCCTCGATGGTGACACTCTCGACGATGACCGTGGTCTGGACGGGCACGCGTTCTTCGATGGTGTGGCCCGGGCCGACACAGGCCAACGGGATCGCGACGCTTGGTGTAGCCGTGGTGCGTGACCTGAGTTATGAGGAGGCTGGTGGTGATGATCATCACTCGTCTCGTCCCATCAGTCTGCCTGGTGATGTGGGTTCGTCGATCGCCTATACGGGGTCGGATCACCGCTACATCACTGTCGCGGACCCCGGGACTGCTCTGGTTCGAGGCAACACCACGTACCTGAAGACCTATGAAATACGTCTTGATCCTGAGCGGCCCGGCGAGATTGATATTGCGGCCCGGAGCGCGAATCGGCTCCGTGATCGTCGCAATGTTGTCTATCGGATACCACACTGGCGGCGGCCGGAGGATTTCAATGCGAGCAGCTTTAACGGCGAGCCCGCACGGGTAGGCCGTGGGGGGGCGATCTACGTTGGTGATCAGTACAGCCCCCGCATCGGTCGCTTCGACGCGTCGGGCAAGCTGCTGGATGTTATTGAGATCGGCGATGATCTGGGACTTCCGCGAGAACGTCATGATCTGGATCACGCTTCGACGCATCTGGTGCAGCATCGTCTGGTGACGTCATCAGATCGGGCAGTGGATGAGTCCTCTGGCCATCATGGCGGGGTTGAGGCGATCGCGATGACGCCTAGTCACCGCAGGCTTCTTGTGACTTCGGGCATGCACGACCGGGCGACTTATGGGCCTGCGGGGAACCCGTGTGTACGGTTGGTTGAGATGCGTCACGACGGTACCGATCGCTGTGTGTACAGCTATCCGCTGGAGCACAGCGATCACCGGCTTGTTGAGTTACTCGCCGTGAGCGAGAATCGTTTTCTGGCGCACGAGAGACTGGATGCCGAGGGGTCGGGGCGCGTGTTCAGCCGGTTGTATCTTTTTGATCTGAGAACGGGTACGCGTGCGATTCCGGGCCGGGGCGGGCGTGTCTCGGTTCCTGAGTCGCGGCCCGTTGAAAAGGAGGTATTCATCGATTTTGCTGATGGCGGGCTGCTTCCGATCGAGCACGTCCGGGCGCATCGGATCGAGGGACTAACCTTTGGACCTCGACTCAAGGATGGCCGCTACCTTCTTCTCGGTATCAGTGATAACGAGCAATCGTACGACGCTCCGACGGTGCTTTATGCCTTCGCGATCGACCCTATGTCCCTGCCCGGTCTTGAGGCATACTATCCGCCCTTGTAA